A genomic region of Prevotella scopos JCM 17725 contains the following coding sequences:
- a CDS encoding TonB-dependent receptor, with amino-acid sequence MMLNLRLDRHQWAGVLCALLCWCMPSAAQNEHTTKPTHDSICLNEVVVSTHRQTMGANQIGTQLNQTAITNAMGRSLGSLLEGVSGMSSIQTGTIVSKPVIHGMYGNRILLVSNGARLTGQQWGADHAPEVDKNSYSNIEVVKGADAVKYGSEALGGIILMQPAPLPYDVRGLHGMVSALYGTNGRRFGASGYLESSFKWHGNWAWRLHLNTENGGDRSTAHYLLNNTGMRENDLALALGYSRDAWRLEAGYNLFTQKLGVMQSAQMGNEQLLQERIRLGRPVDFTPFSRQIGYPFQQINHHIAFLKAFYDNDKLGHFAFQSTFQQDNRRENRIRRLNHSDIPMVSLHLKSWQNSLVWNKGYNHWKSEAGAQMLITDNNNERGTGVVPIIPNYTEVAFGLYGLQKYTADRWGMEAGVRFDGQQTKADGYDWTGKRYGGKRDFTNFTYSLGGHYHINRQLKLTSHFGVAWRAPHVYELYSNGNELSSGIFVKGDSTLRSEQSYKWITSLKYTSKVVDVELAGYLQWINNYIFDQPTGRNITVVSGAYPVFQYTQTRAFFQGVDLDTHIRPISSLDYHLVTAMIWAREMPSHTYLPYIPSFRLTHSLTWSLPFLKAFAPTIGLTHRFVAKQTRFNPATDLIATSPDAYHLMGFEASFSVPMREGQSFRFSLMGDNIFNREYKEYTNRSRYYAHDMGRDVRCMITWNF; translated from the coding sequence ATGATGCTTAATTTAAGATTAGACAGGCATCAGTGGGCAGGTGTTTTATGCGCATTGTTGTGTTGGTGTATGCCATCAGCAGCACAGAATGAGCATACCACTAAGCCTACTCATGATTCCATTTGTCTAAATGAAGTTGTCGTTTCCACGCATCGTCAAACGATGGGTGCGAACCAGATAGGTACTCAACTCAATCAAACAGCCATTACCAATGCGATGGGACGCTCATTAGGTTCACTGCTCGAGGGTGTCAGTGGTATGAGTTCTATCCAGACCGGAACGATTGTCTCAAAGCCTGTGATACATGGAATGTATGGCAATCGTATTCTTCTGGTGAGCAATGGCGCACGACTTACGGGGCAGCAATGGGGTGCCGATCATGCCCCTGAGGTCGATAAAAATAGTTATAGTAACATCGAAGTGGTGAAAGGAGCCGATGCCGTAAAGTATGGCTCTGAAGCCCTTGGCGGTATCATTCTGATGCAGCCTGCACCCCTGCCTTATGACGTGCGGGGGCTTCATGGTATGGTTTCTGCCCTTTATGGCACGAATGGCAGACGCTTTGGTGCGTCAGGTTATCTTGAAAGTAGTTTCAAGTGGCATGGCAACTGGGCGTGGCGCTTACATCTGAACACTGAGAATGGTGGCGACAGAAGTACAGCCCATTATCTGCTCAACAACACCGGTATGCGTGAGAACGACCTGGCTTTAGCCTTAGGCTACAGCCGTGATGCATGGCGTCTGGAGGCTGGATATAACCTGTTTACACAGAAGTTAGGTGTGATGCAGAGTGCACAGATGGGTAACGAGCAGTTGTTGCAAGAGCGAATCCGACTCGGTCGTCCTGTTGATTTCACACCTTTCAGCAGACAGATAGGCTATCCGTTCCAACAAATCAATCACCATATTGCGTTCCTCAAAGCCTTCTATGATAACGATAAGTTAGGGCATTTTGCCTTTCAATCTACCTTTCAGCAGGACAACCGACGAGAGAATCGTATCCGTCGTCTGAACCATTCTGACATTCCTATGGTCAGTTTGCACTTGAAGTCATGGCAGAACTCACTCGTGTGGAACAAGGGTTATAATCATTGGAAGAGCGAGGCGGGAGCCCAGATGCTCATCACCGATAATAACAACGAACGTGGTACGGGCGTTGTACCTATCATCCCGAACTATACGGAGGTTGCCTTCGGACTTTATGGGCTGCAGAAGTACACTGCCGACCGATGGGGTATGGAGGCTGGAGTACGCTTCGACGGACAGCAGACAAAGGCTGATGGCTATGATTGGACTGGAAAAAGATATGGCGGAAAGCGTGATTTCACGAACTTCACTTATAGTCTTGGTGGTCATTATCACATCAATAGGCAGCTGAAGCTGACCTCACATTTCGGTGTTGCTTGGCGTGCCCCACACGTTTACGAATTGTATAGCAATGGTAACGAACTCAGTTCTGGTATCTTTGTGAAAGGCGATTCAACACTTCGCTCAGAGCAGAGTTACAAGTGGATTACGTCATTGAAATATACCAGTAAGGTCGTTGATGTGGAGTTGGCAGGCTATCTCCAGTGGATTAACAACTATATCTTTGACCAGCCAACGGGTAGAAACATTACCGTCGTGTCGGGTGCTTACCCTGTGTTCCAATACACACAGACACGTGCTTTCTTCCAAGGAGTAGATTTAGATACCCACATCCGCCCTATTTCGTCACTCGATTATCATCTTGTTACAGCAATGATTTGGGCACGTGAGATGCCATCGCACACCTATCTCCCATATATCCCGAGCTTCCGTCTGACTCATTCGCTGACTTGGTCGCTGCCTTTCCTCAAGGCTTTCGCACCAACAATCGGACTGACCCATCGATTCGTGGCGAAGCAAACACGCTTTAATCCAGCCACCGACCTCATTGCCACCAGTCCTGATGCCTATCATCTGATGGGTTTTGAAGCCAGTTTCTCAGTGCCAATGCGCGAGGGACAGTCATTCCGTTTCAGTCTGATGGGCGACAATATCTTTAATCGTGAGTACAAAGAATACACAAACCGCAGCCGTTACTATGCCCACGATATGGGACGTGACGTGCGCTGTATGATTACATGGAACTTTTAA
- the pfkA gene encoding 6-phosphofructokinase → MAKIKTIGVLTSGGDAPGMNAAIRAVTRSGIYNGFKIKGIYRGYEGLITGDIKPFTTENVSGIIGLGGTILKTARSMGFKTLEGRQQAYDNLVKEGIDALVVIGGNGSLTGAMKFAQEFDLCCIGLPGTIDNDLYGTDDTIGYDTTMNTIVECVDRIRDTAQSHERIFFVEVMGRDAGFLAQNSAIAGGAEAAIIPEDSTNVDQLARFMERGIRKSKRSCIVIVSESPKCGAMYYADRVRKEFPDYDVRVSILGHLQRGGRPSARDRILASRTGVGAIEAILQGQRNVMIGVRNNEVVYVPLSEAIRSDKPLAKELIKVLDELSI, encoded by the coding sequence ATGGCTAAGATAAAGACAATTGGAGTTCTGACCTCTGGTGGTGACGCCCCAGGAATGAATGCAGCGATACGCGCTGTGACCAGGTCAGGTATCTATAATGGATTTAAAATCAAAGGAATCTATCGTGGTTATGAAGGATTGATAACAGGTGACATCAAACCTTTTACAACTGAGAATGTCAGTGGCATTATCGGTCTGGGCGGCACGATTCTCAAGACGGCACGCTCAATGGGTTTCAAAACCCTAGAAGGACGCCAGCAAGCATACGATAACCTTGTGAAGGAAGGCATTGACGCACTGGTTGTCATTGGCGGTAATGGTTCGTTGACGGGTGCGATGAAGTTTGCACAGGAGTTCGACCTCTGCTGCATTGGCTTGCCAGGCACGATTGACAACGACCTTTATGGCACGGATGATACCATCGGTTATGACACGACGATGAACACAATTGTTGAGTGCGTTGACCGCATTCGTGACACTGCACAGAGCCATGAACGCATCTTCTTCGTGGAGGTGATGGGACGCGATGCCGGTTTCCTTGCACAGAACTCAGCGATTGCGGGTGGTGCAGAGGCAGCTATTATCCCAGAGGACTCAACCAATGTTGACCAGTTGGCACGTTTCATGGAACGCGGTATTCGCAAGTCAAAGAGAAGCTGTATTGTGATTGTTTCTGAGAGCCCTAAGTGCGGTGCGATGTATTATGCTGATCGTGTGCGCAAGGAGTTCCCTGACTACGATGTACGCGTCTCTATCCTCGGTCACTTGCAGCGTGGCGGTCGTCCGTCAGCACGCGACAGAATCCTGGCGAGCCGTACGGGCGTTGGTGCCATCGAGGCTATCCTCCAAGGTCAGCGCAATGTCATGATTGGCGTGAGAAACAACGAGGTGGTTTATGTACCACTGTCTGAGGCCAT